The Arcobacter sp. LA11 genomic sequence CTTATCAAAGCATTTGGTGAAACAAAAACACATCTTTTAGTTGAAAGATGGGCAGATGTTGATAGAGCTTGGATGAAAATTAAAACTCCTATTCAAATTGGACATCCACTTGAATACTATGAAGACCATTTTAGAAAAGCAGTTGCTTTAGAGTGGGATATAAGACTTACAAATCCAGACTTTACACAAAATGATAACAGAGTAAATAAAATCAAATCAGCTTTTGCAAAAATCTTTGAAGAGTTTAAAGGTAATAATGAATACAAAGCAATATATGACTTCTCTTTAAAATCACTTGATAAAGTACAACTATATATTGGACGACCTGCTCTATTCTTTGGGGCAGAATTCAATGGACTTTTTTCAGCACAAGTTGTACCAAATGATGAGATAGTATCGAAAGAAGAAGGTAAAAAAATCTTTGCATTTTCAGATGAGATACTTCAAACAAGCAGAGCAAAACCATTTTTAAAACTAAGTCGTGAAGTTTTTGGTCAAGAGCTTTTAACAGAAGATAGAAACTTTTTATTTAACGAAACTGATGCATGGCATCAAGTTTATGATATCACAACTATTGGACATGAATTTGGTCATATTTTATGGTGTGATGAAGAGACAGAAACTCTTATGAACAAAACTGGAAACTTCAAAAATATTGAAGAGTTCAAAGCTACAACTGGAGGTCTAGTATCTTTCTTCTTAGATGATTCAAATGATGAAAAAGAGTTGGAACAACAAGTACTAATAGATACAGTTAAAAGAGCTGTGGGACTTATAGGATGGATGGAAGTTGATGAAGTGCAACCTTACTATTGTGAAGGGCTTATCCATTTAAATGGATTATTTGATTCACAAATTCTAACTTGGGAAAATGAAAAACTAAATATTGACCTTTCAAAAGAAAGATATGAAGAGTTAAAAAGATGGTATATTCAAACTTATACGAATTTAGCAGATCATTATTTAAATAAAAAAGATGCTACAGAGTTTTTAAATCAATTTGCAGTAAAAGAAGATAAGTACTTCATGCCTGTAAATAAAAAAATAGACTCTTTTGTAAAACACTACTTTGCAAGATACCAAGAGATTGGTCAAGAGTTAGATACAGAAGATAAAAAAGAAAACTATTTAAAATAAGAGGTTTTAATCTCTTATTTTAATACTTGGACTTATCTTTTCCCAGTCTTCCATTAAATCTTCTTTTAAAATAAATGTATCTTTTGAAGTAGCTATATTATGATACTTGTATGGAGTAACTACTAAAAGTCCACCTTTTATAATCGATGTAAAAGTATTTGTTTTTATTTCGGTTCCACTAAAGATAGAAAATTTTAATTTAAAACCACTTATATCATGAAAAGTAGAATCAGTACGTACAAAATGTTTATATCTGTTGTAAATAAGACAATCAAGTAATACTTTTGAACCATCAAAACTTAGTCCTATTTTATTTACTTTTCCTATTTGTACATTTTTATAATAAATTGGAGCATCTTCACTTACACTAGAAGGATGTAAAGAGACAACTTTTAGAATCACTCCATCTTCTGCTTTTTTAACATTTTCTAAATTATCATATCCATTAAAAGTAGTTTTTACTTTTCTTTGTTTACTAATTTGTACACCAATATTTATAGGCATGATAGTTGAACCTACATTTTCAATTTGGTTTAATGACAGCTTAGGTTTTTTAAGATAAAAAGTAGTTCCTTGTTTAGCAAATTTTTCAAAGTCTTTAAATATTTGAACTTTTACTAAAACTTTGTTTTTTGAGTTTAAAGATATATTTGTAACTTTTCCAACATCAACACCTTTATAAGTTAATTTAGAAAATTCTGTTTTTAAACCTTCTACATCATCAAAATATATTTTGATTGTATTTGAAGAGTTTTGCATACTATCTTTAGAAGAAAATATTTGATAGTTCTTATAACTCTTATTTGAACTATTATCGAGCTTTATTGAACCATTTAAAAGAGAAGAAAAATTATCAAGCTCAAATAATACTCCACTTAGACTAGCATCTAATTTTAGTACACCTTTTTTATAAAATCTACTTTTTTTAGTGATATATTTTTTATATTTTGAATATATAAACATCTTTACTTTTGATTTTTTATCATCAAATTTTATTGATTTTACAAAACCTATCTCTTGGTTTTTATAGTTAATTGATTGATTTTCTTTTATTTCAAAACTATTATCAAAGTAAGCACTTATAAAAGAACCTTCGGTTTGCACTCTTTTTAACTCTTCTACATCTTTGTAAGAGCTATAGAGTTTGAAACTTTTTTTTGTATATTTTTCATTTCTTTTTATATCTACAAGGGAGATTGCTCCATCAAGTAGAGGTTTAAAACCTATATTATTTATATTTAAATCTAAATCTTTAAGTTCTACAAGCTTTGAACTCATATCATAAAAAAGTGTTTTATCATTTATAAGTTTTTTATATTTTCTTTTTATAATTGCTCTTATTTTTACTTTTTTATAATCTTTTGTCAAAGTATAATCAAGTACTTTTCCTATCTCAATATTTTTAAAATATATCTTTGATTTATTTGATATTGAATTTAGATTTTCACTAAATAAAGTTACTATAACATCACTTGAAAAAGATTTTTTTGAATCTTTTTCTTCAATCTCAAAAAAGAAAGACTCTTCACCTTTTTTATAATCTATTGAAAGATAATTTCCTCGTACAACTGTCCCTAGATTTTTAATCCCATCTAAGCCAATCTCTGCCTCTTCTAAATAAAATTTACTATTTTTTGTTAGAAGATATTTATAATTTTCAAATAAATAAGCTTTTACAATTACATCATCAGAACCTAAGTGTAACTCTTCTACTTTTCCTACTTCTATTCCTTTATACATAATAACAGTATCTTTTCCAATACCTTTTGCAGTTGAAAATTTTATATTAAAAAATATCTTTTTTAGTAAGTCATTTTCATCTTCATATAATACATAGTATTTATCTTTAGACATTTTAGGTGCATCTTTTTTAGGAGTTTGAACTGTTATTCCACCAACAAGGGCAGAATATAAAGAACTAACTTCTAAACTCATGCCAGATGCTCCAAAATTAACTTTTAGTGCTTTATTCATAACAAAGCTCGAGCTATCATTTACAAGATCATTGTATTTATCGTAAATATAAGCTTTTAGATATACACTTTCATCTCTAAACTCTTTTGAAACAATTTCTCCAATTTGGAATTTATTAAAAAATATTGGCGTTTCAGTTTCAACTAAATCAGCTCTAGAAGAAAGAATTGAGACATAATACCCCTTCTCATCTAAATCAAAATCTGGTTTACTATCAAGTCCTATAAAATCATATTTTGGATTAACCTTTTCTAATTCTTTTATGTTTCTATACTTTGGTGAGATTTCGATTTTATTTCCACTTAAAATAGTTCCAAGACCAGAGATTTTTGTAAGAGATACAGTTGGTTTTTTTATCCAAAAACTAGCACCTTCAGAAGCAACATATTTTGCTACGTCACTATTTACTAAAATATTTACTTTTACACTATTCAAATCATTTATTGCTATTTTAGTAACTTTTCCTAGTTGTAAACCTCTATATTCTAGAGGTGTTACACCCTCTTTTAGTCCTTCTGCACTTTTAAAAATCACAGAAATATTTGTTCCTTTTTTAGAATAGCTTTCATACACTACCCATCCTAAAATTGATAAAACTATTAAAGGTAAAATCCATACAAAAGAGATAGATTTTTTTTCTTTTACTGTTGGTTTATATACTACTGTTTCTAATTTCTCTTCATTATTATCAGTCATCCCAAATAATCCTTGTATCAAATCTATGTGCAGCAATCATTGTTAAAACTACGACTAAAGAAAAAGATGTGGCTGCAACTCCACCTTTTATATTAAAAATTTCATCAAGTTGTACTACTGAAGCTAATAAGGCTACAACGTATATATCAATCATAGACCATTTTCCAATTGCTTCAATAAAATAAAAAATTCTTAGTTTTGTTTTGTTTTTCATTTTTATATTTATACTTAAAGATGTAAAGATAAACAATAAACCTAGAAGTTTTATAAGTGGTATTATAACACTTGCTGTTAAAATAACTATTGCAATAAAGTAATCACCATGGCTTAAAAAAGAGATTACCCCTTCAATTATTGTACTTCCTTCTTCAACACCAAGTTGAGTTACTTCCATCATAGGATAAACCATTGCAGGAACAAAAAGAAAAAGTGCGGTTAAAACTAAAGCCAAAGATACTTGCAAAGAGTTTTTTACTCTTCGTCTAACAGTATGATTACAAGAAGTACATTTAAAAGAAGTATAGTCTTCTTTTTTATACATTTCATGGCAGTTTTTACAAGATATTAAAACCATAGCTTACTTCAAAACACTTTTTATATTAAACTTTTTATTTGACATATAAAACATAAAAACATACGCTAGCATAATATAAAATCCAATATCAAACCTTGTAGAAGAAATCATCCCTATAAGTTTTATATATGTAACTATGATACTAACAATAAAAACTTCTATAAAACCCCAAGCTTTGAAAAAATGGAAACTATCATGAAGTGCTCTTTTAGGGAAAAGCTTTCTTTTCATAGAATTTTGAATAAAAGCAAAAACTATAACAATAGAGTTTAGAACAGGAGCAATAATAATTGTAAAAAATAGAAGCAAGGCTACAAAAATAAAATCTTGTTCTAATAAAATCAAAAACGTGTGAAACAGAGTTGTACTTAACTCTTTTCCATTTATATTTAAAGTTATCAAAGGATAGATATTTAATAAAATGAAAAGTAAAAGTGCAGAAATTGCATAATACAAAGAATCTAAACTATGATTATCTTTATGAGTTAATTTTCCACTACATCTAGGGCATTTTAGTTTTTGTTTTTTTAAAGTCTCTTCTTTTTCTACAAAAAGCCCACAATGGTAGCACTCTATGATATTATTCATATAAATTAATTAAAAACTTTTTTCATACTAGATTATCCAAACTTGTTATAAATTTTTCTTGATATTAAATAATATTATATTTAACTTTACGTTATATAATATTTAATTTGTCCTAATACTAAACTTTTTAAATTAATATAGTTTTCTATAGAGTTTCTAATGAAAAAAAATATAAATTATGAAAAAATTAAAGGTTAATAAAAATATGCAATACAATATAACGCCAGCACAACTTGGACAAAGGCCTCAAGTACAACTTCCAGACCCTAGAATACTGCAACACTTAGGAGAAAAAGGAATGAGAAAATTAATATCAGACCATTATGATTTACTAAAACAGAGCAATATTAGAGGACTTTTCCCTCCAACAGATGAAGGTTTTGAAATGGCTAAAAAACACTCTTCTGATTTTTTTATTCAAATTTGTGGAGGTGAGCGACATTTTGATAAAAATAGAGGTGCTCCACGTATGGTAGGACGTCATGCCCCATTTGCTATTACTTTAGAAGCTAGAAGAATATGGTTAGAATCTTATATTATGATTTTATCTACTTTAGATATGAGTGATGAATTAAAACAATCATTTTGGAACTACTTGGATATCTTCTCTATTTGGATGGTAAATACTCCATCTGAATCAAATAGTCAATTTCATTCATAAAATTAGTGGACTCTATTTCGTCCACTTCTTTTTGCATTTTTTAAAGAGTTTTCTGCAGTTAAAATCAATTCATCTTTTTGAAAAGTTTTCTCAGGTTGTATTGAAGCCACCCCAATACTTATAGTTAAAACATTTGAAGCAATAGAATTTTCATGAGGAATATGTAAAGACTTTACAGAATCAACACATTTATTAGATATTGTTTTAGGTTCTTTTGTATTTGGAAGTAAAATATAAAATTCATCTCCACTAAATCTAGATATTAAATCACTTGGACGATTACAATGATTTACTAAAATATTTGCAACAAGTTTTAAACATTCATCACCTTCACTTCTTCCATAAATATCATTGAAAGCTTTAAACTCATCAATATTTACAATAATAAGCGAAATATTCTGTTTTTCTCTTATTGCTCTTTTGAACTCTTCATCAAATCTCTCATTAAAATATTTTTTGTTTAAACATTGTGTCAAAGGATCAATATGTGCATGAATTTTTAAAGTCTGATTTTCATTTAAAATTTCATTTGTTCTTTCTTTTATTTGGTTTTCAATATATGATTTTTTATAAGTTTTAAAATAAGTAAAAATAAGTGCAATCACAATAAATAAAACAGCAAGTGAAGTAATTTTTATGATAAAAAAATTACTATTAATTTGCCCATCTTCATTATAAAAATGCTCGATATAAGTTGTTATGGAAATATAGAAAACCAAACATATTGAAAGTAAAGTTGTAAAATTACAAAAATTAGCACTTTTGGTTTTCATAAATCACCCTGTAAATTATTTAAAATATTCTACACTCTTTTAAGTTAGATTTATATTTGATTTTATTTTCTTGCAAATAAAGTCTATCAAGCCTGTGTATATTTGTACACCTTATTTAAAACTAAAAAAAGTAATTTATTCTATTAGCATATAATATATTATAAGAAAAGTTGATTTTATTATTTTTATTTTGCTTAAGTATTTAAGAGTATAATAAAGATGATTTTAAAAGCTATAGTTTATTTTCTTACTGAAAAAAAGTAAGTAAGTTTTTTATAAAAGAGTAAAGATACTATTTTAAAGTACCATTACTCATTTTATTTTTTTGTAGAAGTTATTCCTGGTGCTTCTTTAGTACCTACATAGTCTTCATATTGACCATTTGAAGATTGAATATATGCAAAAAATGCTCCCACTAGAATACAGAAAATTACTACAAGTCTAACAATATTTCTTTTTTCTTTTGGTTCATTATCATTATAATCATCAATTTTATCTAAAGATAACTCATCATCCATGTTACTTTTCATGAGAACTCCTTTACTTTTTTATTGACTATATCAAATCAGAACTTAAAATAATAGTCATAAGTTTAAGTTATACTATTTTTTAATATAAAGTTAAACTTAGGACTTCTAAAATTATAATAAAAACTTATAAAAGTGAAACCATCATCTGATTTACTGCAACGGCAATCTCTTTTATATCTTTGTTTTCATTTGTCATAAATCTATCAAGATTATCTCTTACTCTATAAAAAGAGTCTTTTTCATTGTTTATAAAGTTTGCAAAAGCAATCTCTGGTTCTTCATTTACTCTTTGAAATTCTAATACTTTTTTTGTATAGTGAACAACAATAAATTCAATAAACTGTAAAACTTGATTTCTTAATATCATGTCATTTCTTGATGTGATTTTTATTCTATTTAATGAAATGATAATATCTAAGATATTAAATTCATGGATTAAAGAATAAAATAAAACAACTACATCTTTAAATGAATGGCTTGTATTTGCTTTTATAACAATTGCAGGAACCGCAAATCTTAAATAATCAATAACAGAGAAGAATAAATTAAATTCATCATCACCTTCTATCAAATTATCAACACGTTGGTTATGAACTTGTGCTAATAAAGAGAATAGTTCTTCTTTATGGTCAAGGATATGTGCTGCATCAAGTTGATTTTTCTTAAGATATTTAACCATCCATCTTGTACTTGAATATAAAGTATACTCTAGCTTATTTATCAATCTATACTGTTTTTCTGCATCCATTTCATAATCTAAAGATGCAATTTTTGCTCTTATCTCTTTTGTACCAAATAGCTGTTTTGCTACAAGATATGATTTGATTTTTAATAAATATCTATCAAGTCCTAATTTTTCATAATCACTTACAAAAGTACAACCTTGTGAGTTTATTATAATATCAGCCATTTTTGTTGCAATAATTTCACGTCTTAGTGGATGATTCAATAATTCATGTTCATACGCCCCAACAAATGATTTAGGAAAATATCTATATAGATACTGTACTGCAAATTGTTCATCTACTAAAGTTGATTCTAACAATAATTTTTTTACAAATATTTTTGAATATGATAAAAGTGAACTTAATACTGGTCTAACAATTGAACCATCTATATCAATAATATCGTTTATATTTTCATTTTTAGGAATAAAAAATGAAGTTCTATTGAAAGCAACAACATTATTTTCTAAAACTTCAATTACTTTTATAAAATCATTTAGATATCTTCGTGAAAACCTTTCATCTATTGATATTGCTAAAGCTTGATTATAATTACTTCTAAGAACTAAATTTACTACTTGTTCAGTTAAAGAGTTAAGAGTACTTTGAGTTTCATCCTTACCAATATTTTCATGAGAACCGATTGTATTAAGTAAAATTTTTAAGTTAACTTCATGATCTGAAGTATCAACTCCAGCTGCATTATCAATACCATCGATATTGATTTTACCACCATTTAAAGCAAATTCAATTCTAGCTTTTTGCGTAAATCCAAGATTTCCACCTTCACTTACAATTCTTGCTCTAATATCTGTAGCATCAACTCTTACAGCTTCATTTTGTTTATCACCTATATCAATAGAGTTTTCATCACTTGCTTTTACATAAGTTCCAACTCCACCGTTAAACAATAAATCTACTTCCATAGTTAGAAGCATAATACATAGTTCTTCACCTGATACGGTTTTTTTCTTTGTACCTACTAATTTTTTTATCTCTGGTGTTAACTCTATCTCTTTTTCACTTCTTAAGTAAACTCCACCACCTTTAGAAATGATTTTTTTATTATAATGACTCCATCCAGAAGCTTTTGCCTCAAAAAGTCTTTTTCTCTCTTTATAACTTTTTGCTAAATCTGGATCTGGGTCTACAAAAATTTCTTTATGACCAATTGCTGCAAATAATTTAAATTTATCAGATTCAATAAGTCCATTTCCAAATACATCACCACTCATAGAACCAATACCCATAACAGATACACTATCTTTATAAATATCAATCCCTTCTTCTATAAAAAATCTTTTAGTAGACATAATAGAACCACGAGCAGTTATACCTAAATCTTTATGACCATAACCATTACTTCCACCACTTGCAAAAGCATCACCTAACCAATAACCACGGCTAATTGCAATATCATTTGCAACATCACTCATAGCAGCAGTACCTTTATCAGCCGCAACTACAAAATATGGGTCATCATCGTCATAACAAATCATATCATCATGTTTTACAACTTTCCCATTTACCATATTATCTACTAAGTCAAGGTTGGCATTTATGTACATTGAATAAATATCTTTAAAATACTCTTTAGTTACATCAGCAGTTTCTTTATTTATAACAAACCCACCTTTTGAACCATCAGGGATAATAATAGAGTTTTTCCCTTCTTGAGTAATCATCAATGATTTTACTTCTTGTCTATAATCATCATGTCTATCACTCCATCTTAATCCACCCCTTGAAATATTACTCATTCTTAAATGAACTCCATAAAAGTCAGGATGATAAATAAAGTTTTCTAAATTTGGTTGTAAACCTTTTAAATTTTCCCCAAATAAAACTGTATTTATTTTAAAAGCAATGGTCTCTTTGTTTAAATAATAATTTGTTCTTAAAAGTGATTGTAGAAATGAAAATGTTAGTTTTAATATTCTATCATCAATAATTTGAGGTATTTGTTTAATCATCTCTTCAATTTTTAAAGTTAAATCATTTAATTTTTCTTTTCTACTCTTTACTTTTGGATTGAATTTTATACAAAAATAATCTACAAAAAGTTCTGTTATATCATGATGTGTTGTAAGAGTATTTAATACCGTTGCAGAATTTATCGTAAGTACCGCTTGGTCAATATATTCGATAAATGCACGTACAAGCCTGATTTTATTCAAATCAAAATTTTGATTCAATACTAATGAAAATGCTTTTGAATGAACTAAAGAAGAATCTTTTAGCGAAGTTGTAATTATCTTTTCAATATTATCTTCTGCATTTATAATTCTTTTTAATTCTTCATCATTTTCAACTCTTAAATTAAATCTTGATACAAAAATCAACTGTGTAGAATTTTGAATATTATATGTAACTTCATCAATAATCATAAAACCAATATCATGCAAAATTGGAGTAATAGATGATAAAAACAACTGATACGTAGAATATATTTTTATACTTTGAGAAGAATTATTTTCAACTATTTGAGTAACTATAGTTCCATCAACCACTTCTTTAAATAATTCATCCGAAATCTCCAAATCTTTTGATGTCAAAAGTTGAGAACAAATCGCATTCATATCCGATGTAGTACCCATAACAAATCCTTTTTTATTTTATATACCTAATACTACTCTTAAAATATTAAGGGATTGTTAAAAGATTATGAAAATTATAATTTGTAATTATGATGTAATCTTATAAGTTACAGCATTTAATAATTTTACTACAATATCTGCTGAAACTTCTATATCTAAACCTCTTTTTCCACCACTTACATAAATTGTTTCAAAATCAAGTGCAGTAACATCTATAACTGTTCTCAATCTTTTCTTTTGTCCAAAAGGAGAAATACCACCTAATAAGTATCCTGTTACTTTTTGAGCTTCTTGTTTGTCTGCCATTTTTGCATTTTTTGCTTTTAATGCACTAGCTATATTTTTTAAAGACATAGTACAATTTACAGGAATAATTCCAACTACTAACTCTTTTGGATTTAATTCAACTAAAAGTGTTTTATAAACTCTGTTTTCATCAAGTCCAAGTTTTTGTGCAGCTTCTAGTCCAAAGTTAGTACAAGCTGGGTCATGCTCATACTTATGTATTTTAAAATCACATTTATTTTTTTTCAAAAGATTAATTGCTGGTGTCAAAACTACTCCTAAATTAAAAAACAATAATAACAACATTTTTCTCTAATATTGCTTTTGAAACCTTTTTTAATCTATAACTTTTAGGATTCTAAAGCGTGAACTAAAATCTATTAATCTTCTCATTGGCTTTCCTTTTATTATTTTCTTTTAATTTTCATCTCCAACTACAAAAAACTGTTGCTCTACGCCACTTGGAAGGTTTACTCCACCATTTACTAAATCTACTATTGAGTTCTTAGAAAGTGGTACTCTTACTTCTTGAGTTACTAAGTTACTATTTGTATCCCCACTTGGTTGCTCTTGCATGGCTGTTTTTATTTCCCCTAGCGTTACTATAGTATTGGCATTCTCTCCACTATCTGTTTTAGAAACGATATTTATATTGCTATTTTCTAGTCCTATATTTTTTGCTAAGGTTGTTGTGGTTTGTTGCATTTGTGGTGTTTTTGGTTTTACTATTTCTAACTGTGGAGTATTTGTTTTTACCTCTATATTTTTTGGTATCTCCACATCTACCTCTTTTTTATTTACTATGGTTGTGATTACTTTTTGTATATCATTATTTTGTGTTGTTGGGGTTTGAATTGTTGGAGTTGGTTTTTCCCCTTGATCTGAACCTTGGTTTAATTCCCCTTCATACATTGTCCATCTTGTTACACCATTTTTTGTTACCAATACAGGATAATTATTAGGAGCTAAACTTTCATCACCAACTATATCCCATCCTGCTTGTTTAAAGGTATCTATATTTTGTAATTCTGAAGTGGTTTTTCCCTCTCCTTGTGCACTAGTTGATAATCCACTTGTTTGAGTATCCCAATAAGAGTTTGTTACATCTCCTTCATAATTATGTCCCACAAGACCTGCAACTCGATAATTACCACTTACTGTACCTGTAGAGTAACTACTACTAATAGTTCCTTGGCGATTATATCCCACAAGACCACCAATACTCTGACTACCACTTACTGTACCTGTAGAGTAACTACTACTAATAATTCCTCCTTCATTAATTCCCACAAGACCACCAATATGCTCATTACCACTACTTACTTCACCTGTAGAGTAACTACTACTAATAGTTCCTTTATTAGCTCCCACAAGACCACCTGTATTCGCAGTACCATTTACTGTACCTGTTGCATATGAATTTTTAATTACTGCTTCACTTATCCCCACTAGTCCTCCAACCAAAGAACCATTTCCATCTTGCCCTTGAACATTTCCTGTTGCATAAGAGTTTTCAATTGTACCTTTAGCCTCTCCTATTAAGCCTCCTGCACGATATGGATATGATCCACTATTTGTACTAAATAATTCCACTTCCCCTTGAGCATAACTGTTACTTACTTTTGTACCTGATTCTGTAAGACCTATAAGTCCACCTATACTCTTTCTACCTGTAACATCTACTAAAGAAAAGCTATTTTTTACTTCACTTGCTCCACTATGGATTACCCCAATAAGTCCACCTATATTTTCACTGTTTCGAGATTCATCCCCATCAAAAATATACTCTTCCCCTTTAATAGTACCTGTAGTATAACTATTAACAACACTACTATTGGTGTGCATTGAACCTACTAATCCACCAACATTTTTTCCACCTATAATATAAACATCTTCTAAACCAATATTTTGAACCTTTCCTTCTATTGCACTAAATAAACCAACATCAGTTTCATTACCTCTAGTAATGATTAAATTTCTAATCACATGCCCTAAACCATCAAACTTTCCTATAAACTTAGTCGTATCATCCCCAATAGGTTCAAATCCTTTTCCATTATCCCATGAAAACGTATCACTGGCATCTATATCAGCTCCAAGTACATAATTGTTAGTTAAATCGTTATTTATATTTTGTAATTCTGAGAGATTCTTAATAATTGTCCAATCAATAACTGCACCATC encodes the following:
- a CDS encoding NAD-glutamate dehydrogenase domain-containing protein yields the protein MGTTSDMNAICSQLLTSKDLEISDELFKEVVDGTIVTQIVENNSSQSIKIYSTYQLFLSSITPILHDIGFMIIDEVTYNIQNSTQLIFVSRFNLRVENDEELKRIINAEDNIEKIITTSLKDSSLVHSKAFSLVLNQNFDLNKIRLVRAFIEYIDQAVLTINSATVLNTLTTHHDITELFVDYFCIKFNPKVKSRKEKLNDLTLKIEEMIKQIPQIIDDRILKLTFSFLQSLLRTNYYLNKETIAFKINTVLFGENLKGLQPNLENFIYHPDFYGVHLRMSNISRGGLRWSDRHDDYRQEVKSLMITQEGKNSIIIPDGSKGGFVINKETADVTKEYFKDIYSMYINANLDLVDNMVNGKVVKHDDMICYDDDDPYFVVAADKGTAAMSDVANDIAISRGYWLGDAFASGGSNGYGHKDLGITARGSIMSTKRFFIEEGIDIYKDSVSVMGIGSMSGDVFGNGLIESDKFKLFAAIGHKEIFVDPDPDLAKSYKERKRLFEAKASGWSHYNKKIISKGGGVYLRSEKEIELTPEIKKLVGTKKKTVSGEELCIMLLTMEVDLLFNGGVGTYVKASDENSIDIGDKQNEAVRVDATDIRARIVSEGGNLGFTQKARIEFALNGGKINIDGIDNAAGVDTSDHEVNLKILLNTIGSHENIGKDETQSTLNSLTEQVVNLVLRSNYNQALAISIDERFSRRYLNDFIKVIEVLENNVVAFNRTSFFIPKNENINDIIDIDGSIVRPVLSSLLSYSKIFVKKLLLESTLVDEQFAVQYLYRYFPKSFVGAYEHELLNHPLRREIIATKMADIIINSQGCTFVSDYEKLGLDRYLLKIKSYLVAKQLFGTKEIRAKIASLDYEMDAEKQYRLINKLEYTLYSSTRWMVKYLKKNQLDAAHILDHKEELFSLLAQVHNQRVDNLIEGDDEFNLFFSVIDYLRFAVPAIVIKANTSHSFKDVVVLFYSLIHEFNILDIIISLNRIKITSRNDMILRNQVLQFIEFIVVHYTKKVLEFQRVNEEPEIAFANFINNEKDSFYRVRDNLDRFMTNENKDIKEIAVAVNQMMVSLL
- the ybaK gene encoding Cys-tRNA(Pro) deacylase, coding for MTPAINLLKKNKCDFKIHKYEHDPACTNFGLEAAQKLGLDENRVYKTLLVELNPKELVVGIIPVNCTMSLKNIASALKAKNAKMADKQEAQKVTGYLLGGISPFGQKKRLRTVIDVTALDFETIYVSGGKRGLDIEVSADIVVKLLNAVTYKITS
- a CDS encoding GLUG motif-containing protein, encoding IGNEKSVINGALNANGQVWILNSNGVLFGKNASINTSGILATTAQLSDQDFQNGTYNFKDTTANSVINEGTITIENGGSVILASNEVKNTGSIKAIKGKIHLVGADSYSLNLNGNSLVNLKVEKGVLDALVENSGTILADGGEIYLTTNAVDELLKGVVNNTGIIEANSIDDLTGYVELFAHGGTAQIGGEINAKDGFVETSGKYFDFLGADIQAGEWLIDPVNVTIDSTLASAIASALVSGDVIISTDGSNIPDTSSNQNDGEGNIYVNSAINWISNTLTLSATNNIFINESLSATYIPPFFVGQTVPAAAKLQLFYGQGAVNSNNESNYYVNAPINLNQGSEFSTKLGSDGAVIDWTIIKNLSELQNINNDLTNNYVLGADIDASDTFSWDNGKGFEPIGDDTTKFIGKFDGLGHVIRNLIITRGNETDVGLFSAIEGKVQNIGLEDVYIIGGKNVGGLVGSMHTNSSVVNSYTTGTIKGEEYIFDGDESRNSENIGGLIGVIHSGASEVKNSFSLVDVTGRKSIGGLIGLTESGTKVSNSYAQGEVELFSTNSGSYPYRAGGLIGEAKGTIENSYATGNVQGQDGNGSLVGGLVGISEAVIKNSYATGTVNGTANTGGLVGANKGTISSSYSTGEVSSGNEHIGGLVGINEGGIISSSYSTGTVSGSQSIGGLVGYNRQGTISSSYSTGTVSGNYRVAGLVGHNYEGDVTNSYWDTQTSGLSTSAQGEGKTTSELQNIDTFKQAGWDIVGDESLAPNNYPVLVTKNGVTRWTMYEGELNQGSDQGEKPTPTIQTPTTQNNDIQKVITTIVNKKEVDVEIPKNIEVKTNTPQLEIVKPKTPQMQQTTTTLAKNIGLENSNINIVSKTDSGENANTIVTLGEIKTAMQEQPSGDTNSNLVTQEVRVPLSKNSIVDLVNGGVNLPSGVEQQFFVVGDEN